In Rouxiella sp. WC2420, the following proteins share a genomic window:
- a CDS encoding TetR/AcrR family transcriptional regulator: protein MVATRRDQKAEETRARLIKAARKAFAEKGYAAASMDELTAEAGLTRGALYHNFGDKKGLLQAVINQMDAEMLERLRVVQEQAEDLWSGFVAENIAYIKMALEPEIQRVMLLDGAAVLGDPSTWPNQNACLRRAAITIQTLIDNGTLKNVDAEAAARLLNGAALNAALWIAAAENPLGVLARTIDVFLNLADGLLKNPVIK from the coding sequence ATGGTGGCGACACGACGCGATCAAAAGGCTGAGGAGACTCGCGCCAGACTTATCAAGGCAGCACGAAAAGCGTTTGCAGAAAAAGGCTATGCCGCCGCATCGATGGATGAACTCACCGCCGAGGCCGGACTGACACGAGGCGCGCTCTACCATAATTTCGGTGATAAAAAAGGATTGCTGCAGGCGGTGATCAATCAGATGGATGCCGAAATGCTGGAGCGGCTTCGCGTGGTTCAAGAGCAGGCAGAAGATCTTTGGTCAGGCTTTGTTGCAGAGAATATTGCCTACATCAAAATGGCTTTAGAGCCTGAAATCCAAAGAGTTATGCTGCTTGATGGCGCAGCAGTATTGGGCGACCCGTCTACTTGGCCGAACCAGAACGCCTGTTTGCGTCGGGCTGCGATAACGATTCAAACTCTGATCGATAATGGTACGCTTAAAAACGTCGATGCCGAAGCTGCTGCTCGCCTGTTAAACGGTGCTGCGCTAAACGCTGCCCTGTGGATTGCCGCTGCGGAAAATCCGCTTGGCGTTTTGGCTCGCACGATTGATGTCTTTCTAAATCTGGCGGATGGATTGCTGAAAAACCCAGTCATAAAGTAG
- a CDS encoding cupin domain-containing protein yields MLTRRDMLKMSAAGAATVGLTSAMIGKASADEDRNIVPPTTYQPAKGAKSIYKYKFTDSEKRTLPGGWAREATVKQFPISEGIAAVDMTLAAGSVRELHWHAIAAEWAFMLSGKARITIIDPEGTSEVAEFGPGDVWYFPKGYGHSIQAMEGGAHFILAFDNGHFSEFGTFSITDWIAHTPKEVLSKSTNLPASIFSKAKQGEAYIVTGRVPPALPLARNNGGLDNSPLKHHYPMMSLPPFFSSENGSVHIVSSKEFPVSKTITGVIEIMKPGAVREMHWHPNANEWQYYISGKGRMTVFSSHGHAETEEFDATDVGYVPQGFGHYIENIGDEDLKVLVVLDSGIYQDISLSDWLAKTPANVLADNFLNNESDWAARPAEKLVISKGAEKA; encoded by the coding sequence ATGTTAACACGTCGTGATATGTTAAAAATGTCTGCCGCTGGAGCGGCAACGGTAGGATTAACCAGTGCTATGATCGGCAAAGCATCGGCAGATGAAGATCGCAACATTGTCCCGCCGACCACTTATCAGCCCGCTAAAGGCGCAAAGAGCATTTATAAATATAAGTTCACCGATAGCGAAAAACGCACCTTGCCGGGAGGCTGGGCGCGCGAGGCAACTGTCAAACAATTCCCTATTTCTGAAGGTATTGCAGCGGTAGACATGACGCTGGCTGCCGGTTCTGTGCGCGAACTTCACTGGCATGCCATCGCCGCCGAATGGGCTTTTATGCTATCGGGTAAAGCCCGCATTACTATTATCGATCCCGAAGGCACTTCTGAAGTCGCTGAATTTGGCCCAGGAGATGTCTGGTATTTTCCAAAAGGCTATGGCCATTCTATTCAAGCAATGGAAGGCGGAGCGCACTTTATTCTGGCCTTCGATAATGGACATTTCTCCGAGTTTGGCACCTTCAGCATCACCGACTGGATCGCCCACACACCTAAGGAAGTCTTAAGTAAAAGCACTAATTTACCCGCGTCGATATTCTCGAAAGCCAAACAGGGTGAAGCCTACATTGTTACCGGTCGAGTCCCTCCGGCTTTACCTTTAGCGCGCAACAACGGTGGACTCGATAACTCCCCATTAAAACATCATTATCCGATGATGAGCCTTCCACCGTTCTTTTCGAGCGAAAACGGCAGCGTGCATATTGTTTCTTCAAAAGAGTTTCCGGTTTCTAAAACCATTACCGGCGTGATTGAAATCATGAAGCCTGGCGCAGTGCGTGAAATGCACTGGCACCCTAACGCCAATGAATGGCAATACTACATTTCGGGTAAAGGCCGAATGACCGTATTTAGCTCCCACGGTCATGCCGAAACAGAAGAGTTTGATGCCACCGATGTCGGCTATGTTCCGCAAGGATTCGGACACTATATCGAAAATATAGGCGACGAAGACTTGAAGGTGCTGGTCGTGCTGGATAGCGGGATTTATCAGGATATTTCTCTTTCCGACTGGCTGGCGAAAACACCGGCCAACGTGCTGGCCGATAACTTCCTCAACAATGAGTCAGACTGGGCCGCACGTCCGGCAGAGAAGCTGGTCATTTCAAAAGGCGCAGAAAAGGCCTGA